From the Deltaproteobacteria bacterium genome, one window contains:
- a CDS encoding CbiX/SirB N-terminal domain-containing protein, giving the protein MNCLLLVAHGSKRPESNEEVRQLIERIRAEVKNRFDVVELSFLEISQPSLSTAIDYLAKNQAKQIIVFPYFLAPGKHVAQDIPSILSSKQTQYPEVKIAMTPHLGCAKELTSLVVEIASNYLTSNAIKRIK; this is encoded by the coding sequence AGAGTCCAATGAAGAAGTGCGCCAACTAATCGAGCGCATAAGGGCGGAAGTTAAAAACCGCTTCGACGTAGTAGAACTAAGTTTTCTCGAGATATCACAACCCAGCTTATCGACCGCTATTGATTACTTAGCTAAGAATCAAGCTAAACAAATTATAGTCTTTCCTTACTTCCTTGCTCCAGGCAAGCACGTAGCTCAGGACATTCCCAGCATTCTGTCGTCTAAGCAGACACAGTACCCAGAGGTTAAAATTGCCATGACTCCTCATCTCGGTTGTGCTAAGGAGCTAACTAGCCTAGTCGTGGAAATAGCAAGCAATTACCTTACTTCTAACGCCATTAAAAGGATTAAGTGA